CGCCGCAACCTGCCGGGGTCCCAGCCGGTGCTGCTGGTCGACTCCGTGGCCGCGGCCGCCGGTGGCGCGGCCGGCGTCTCGTCGAACACCACCTACATCGAGAGCGCCTCCGGGGTGGCCGACGGCGCCCGGACCGGGCTGGCCAGCGTCGTCACCGGCGTGCTGTTCCTGCTGGCGATGTTCTTCACCCCGCTGGTGCAGGTGGTCCCCTCGGAGGCGGCCGCCCCGGCGCTGGTGGTCGTCGGCGCGCTGATGATCAGCCAGATCCGCACCCTCGAGTGGGACGACATGTCCCTGGTCATCCCGGCGTTCCTGACCATCGCGCTCATGCCGTTCACCTACTCGATCACCAACGGCATCGGCGCCGGCGTGGTCAGCTACGTCCTGCTGCGGACGGCGGTCGGCCGGGGGCGGGAGGTGCACCCGCTGATGTGGGTCATCGCCGCCGCCTTCGTCGTGTACTTCGCCCTGGAGCCGCTGCAGCAGCTGTTCTGAGCCCCGCTAAGGGTCGCAGGTAGGCTCTGGCCGTGACCCGGTCGACGCTGGACACCGCGGCGCTGGCCCACGACCTGCGACTGGCCGTCATGCGGTTCTCCCGGCGGCTGCGCAACCAGCGGGTCGACACCACGGTCACCCTGACCCACCTCGCGGCGCTGTCGACGCTCAAGCGGCACGGCGCGATGAGCCCGGGGGAGCTGGCCACCCACGAGCGGGTGCAGCCGCCGTCGATGACCCGCGTCGTCGTCGCGCTCGAGGGGATGGGGCTGGTCACCCGCAGCCCGCACCCCACCGACGGCCGCCAGGTGGTCATCGACCTGACGCCGGCCGCCGACGACCTGCTCACCGAGGAGGCGCGGGCCCGCGAGGCGTGGCTGTCCGGGCAGCTGCACCGGCTCACCGCCGAGCAGCGCGCGACCCTGCGCGAGGCCGCGCTGATCATGGAGGACCTCGCCGGTGGGTGACGTCGACGGCCGCTGAGACGACCCCCGCGACGACCTCGCCGGCGCCCGGCCGGGGGTCCTTCCGGTCGCTGCGGGTGCACAACTTCCGGCTCTACGCCTCGGCCAACCTGGTCAGCCTGACCGGCACGTGGATGCAGCGCATCGGCCAGGACTGGCTGGTGCTGCAGCTCTCCGGCGACAGCGGGGTGGCCATCGGCCTGGTCACCGCGCTGCAGTTCGGCCCGACGCTGCTGCTGAGCATGTACGGCGGGGTGCTCGCCGACCGCTACGACAAGCGCCGGGTCCTCGTCGTCACGCAGGTGCTCATGGGGCTGCTGGCCCTGGTGCTCGGCACCCTGGTGGTCACCGGCGCCATCGCGCTCTGGCACGTGTTCCTGCTGGCCGGCTCGCTCGGGTCGGTGACGGCGATCGACGCCCCGGTGCGCCAGGCGTTCGTCTCGGAGATGGTCGGCGGCGACCTGCTGGCCAACGCCGTCGGTCTGAACTCGACGATCTTCAACGGCGCCCGGCTGGTCGGCCCGTCGCTGGCCGGGCTGCTCATCGGCGCCTCCGGCGGCGACACCGCGCCGGCGTTCTTCGTCAACGCGGCCAGCTTCGTGTTCACCATCGGGGCGCTGTCGCTCATGCGGCCGGAGGAGCTGCGCCGCAGCACCCCGGTGGCGCGCGGCCGCGGCCAGCTGCGGGCGGGCCTGGCCTACACCTGGTCGCACCCCGACCTGGTGCTGGCGATGGTGCTGGCCTTCGTCATCGGGACCTTCGGGTTCAACTACCAGGTGACCATCGCGCTCATGGCCCGCGAGGTCTTCGACCTGGGGGCGGAGGCCTTCGGCCTGCTGTCGACGACGTTCGCCGTCGGCTCGCTCACCGGCGCGTTCCTGTCCACCCGGCGCAGTTCCCGGCCGCGGCAGCGCTTCCTCGTCGGGTCCGCGGTGGTCTTCGGGCTGCTGACGATCGCCTGCGGGCTGGCGCCCGGCTACGCCTCGTTCGCCGTCCTGCTGGTGCCCGCCGGCGCGGCCGCACTGGTGTTCAGCGTGGCCAACAACAGCTTCGTGCAGCTCGGCGCCGACCCGCAGGTGCGCGGGCGGGTCATGGCGCTGTACTTCACGTGCTTCATGGGCGGCACGCCGCTCGGGGCGCCGCTGATCGGCTGGGTGTCCGAGCACCTCGGTGCCCCGTGGGGGTTCATCCTCGGCGGGGGCGTCGTGGTGGTCGCCGGCCTCGGCGCCGGGCTGGTCCTGGCCCGCCGCCGTCCGGCGCCGGCCGGCTGAGCTGCTCCCCTGGCGGGCGGCGGCGCGCCGTCGTACCGTCGCGTCCACCGTCCTCTCAGGTCGGAGCGCGATGACCGAGGCCCTGCTGCACCTCCTCGCGATCACCGGCCTGCTCGTGGGCAGCTTCGCCGCGATGGGCCTGGCCTTCCGCCTCTTCTCCGGCCAGCTCCGGCTCGACCTGCGGGCCCGCCGGACCGCGCACCGGCGGGCGCGCGGCCTCGAGCCGCCGCCCGAGCCGGTGCACCGCCCCGTCGAGCAGGTGGCCGCCGACCTGCGCCGGCTGGCCCGTCAGCTCGACCGGGTGCCGGCCGGCTCGCCGCAGGTGCGCCGGCGCGGTTTCCAGGCCGCCTACGACGACGTCCTCGTCGAGGCGGCCGCGCAGTTCGCCGTCCCGAACACGCTGGCCACGCTGCCGCCCGGTTTCCCGCGCGAGGTCGAGCGGCTGCGGGTGGAGACCGCGCTGGCCGAGGCCGGCCTGTCGGTCCGCTGAGCGAGCCGGCGGCGCTGCGGCTGTTCGTCTCAGTGGCCCCGCCGGCGCCGGCCCGCGACCACCTCGCCCGGGCGCTGGCACCGCTGCGCGGGAGCCC
This region of Geodermatophilus bullaregiensis genomic DNA includes:
- a CDS encoding MarR family winged helix-turn-helix transcriptional regulator; translated protein: MTRSTLDTAALAHDLRLAVMRFSRRLRNQRVDTTVTLTHLAALSTLKRHGAMSPGELATHERVQPPSMTRVVVALEGMGLVTRSPHPTDGRQVVIDLTPAADDLLTEEARAREAWLSGQLHRLTAEQRATLREAALIMEDLAGG
- a CDS encoding MFS transporter; translated protein: MTSTAAETTPATTSPAPGRGSFRSLRVHNFRLYASANLVSLTGTWMQRIGQDWLVLQLSGDSGVAIGLVTALQFGPTLLLSMYGGVLADRYDKRRVLVVTQVLMGLLALVLGTLVVTGAIALWHVFLLAGSLGSVTAIDAPVRQAFVSEMVGGDLLANAVGLNSTIFNGARLVGPSLAGLLIGASGGDTAPAFFVNAASFVFTIGALSLMRPEELRRSTPVARGRGQLRAGLAYTWSHPDLVLAMVLAFVIGTFGFNYQVTIALMAREVFDLGAEAFGLLSTTFAVGSLTGAFLSTRRSSRPRQRFLVGSAVVFGLLTIACGLAPGYASFAVLLVPAGAAALVFSVANNSFVQLGADPQVRGRVMALYFTCFMGGTPLGAPLIGWVSEHLGAPWGFILGGGVVVVAGLGAGLVLARRRPAPAG